A window of Halomonas sp. GFAJ-1 contains these coding sequences:
- a CDS encoding lactoylglutathione lyase gives MQFLHTMVRVTDLDASLTFYCDLLGLKEVRRKENEKGRFTLVFLAAPQDEARSERLTAPELELTYNWDPEEVAGGRNFGHLAYRVDDIYALCQKLQDNGVTINRPPRDGHMAFVKSPDGISVELLQKGDALSPQEPWASMENSGSW, from the coding sequence ATGCAGTTTTTGCACACTATGGTACGGGTAACTGACCTGGACGCGTCGCTGACGTTTTACTGCGACCTGTTGGGGCTGAAAGAAGTACGTCGTAAAGAGAACGAAAAAGGCCGTTTTACGCTGGTTTTTCTCGCCGCACCGCAGGATGAGGCACGCTCAGAACGTTTAACGGCTCCGGAGCTAGAACTGACCTATAACTGGGATCCAGAAGAGGTAGCCGGTGGGCGCAACTTCGGTCATTTAGCCTATCGCGTTGACGATATTTACGCGCTATGCCAAAAGCTTCAAGATAATGGTGTCACCATTAACCGCCCACCTCGGGATGGACATATGGCGTTTGTAAAGTCGCCCGACGGTATTTCTGTCGAGCTACTGCAAAAAGGCGATGCGCTCTCGCCCCAGGAGCCATGGGCGTCAATGGAAAATAGCGGAAGCTGGTAA
- a CDS encoding metal-binding protein codes for MSRNRLIKCLSGGLLAAYSLSALAAPTIDVHSDPNCGCCSDWVAHLEEAGFDVNHHRDGDVRAIKMANGVSPELASCHTALVDGYVIEGHVPASDIKRLLEERPDVVGLTVPGMPHGSPGMETGRVDDYAVLSWTRNDSPPAIFSEYTQ; via the coding sequence ATGTCACGAAATCGTCTAATTAAATGCTTGTCAGGTGGTCTTCTGGCTGCCTATTCGTTAAGTGCTTTGGCAGCGCCTACTATTGACGTCCACAGTGACCCTAACTGCGGCTGCTGTAGTGACTGGGTGGCTCATCTTGAAGAGGCAGGGTTTGACGTTAATCACCACCGTGATGGCGATGTCCGTGCCATTAAAATGGCCAACGGCGTTTCTCCTGAACTGGCCTCCTGCCATACCGCCCTGGTGGATGGCTACGTGATTGAAGGCCATGTCCCCGCGTCGGATATTAAACGCCTGCTGGAAGAGCGTCCGGACGTTGTTGGGTTAACGGTACCGGGTATGCCCCACGGTTCGCCGGGGATGGAAACAGGTCGTGTAGATGATTATGCCGTGCTCAGCTGGACTCGTAACGACAGTCCCCCTGCTATCTTTAGCGAATATACCCAGTAA
- a CDS encoding hydrolase, with amino-acid sequence MDSITQAALGAAVGGAILGRRLGRKAVLIGALLGTLPDLDVVLDYGDAVANVTEHRGFTHSLFVLTGLGTLFALLATRFFPATAARPIHFHHWWWFFVLCLTTHPLLDSFTTYGTQLFWPLDVPPVAWPIVFIIDPFYTLPLLIALLIGITTKKVRNACAIGLALSSVYLLLAAGAKWSVEQRLAPVLAEQGLQQAPILIQPTPFNIVLWRATIIDDDRYYESLVGLFDRQRSLTLEPLRRNVALEEYALAGPRGQRLAWFTGPFLRYETRLIDGQETLIATDIRLGFPGFHPFSFTLATRDGDTWRPVETSEQLETSRDLRLETLSRLASRAAGDVTALCASDFIEPQWRAEPFLYHC; translated from the coding sequence GTGGATTCGATTACCCAAGCAGCATTAGGGGCTGCCGTTGGCGGCGCCATTTTAGGCCGCCGGCTGGGCCGTAAAGCCGTGTTGATTGGTGCGCTGCTCGGCACGCTGCCCGACCTAGACGTCGTGCTCGACTACGGCGATGCCGTGGCCAATGTAACGGAGCACAGAGGCTTCACCCACTCACTGTTTGTGCTGACCGGCCTAGGTACTCTATTTGCCCTGCTGGCTACACGCTTTTTTCCAGCAACAGCAGCACGGCCTATTCACTTTCACCATTGGTGGTGGTTTTTCGTGCTTTGTCTGACCACTCACCCGCTGCTTGATTCCTTTACTACTTACGGAACTCAGCTATTTTGGCCGCTAGACGTGCCGCCCGTGGCATGGCCTATCGTGTTTATTATCGACCCTTTTTACACGCTACCGCTGCTTATTGCCTTGCTTATCGGGATTACCACTAAAAAAGTGCGTAATGCCTGCGCCATAGGCCTCGCGCTCTCCAGCGTTTACCTACTGTTAGCGGCGGGTGCGAAGTGGAGCGTTGAACAGCGCCTCGCGCCGGTCCTGGCTGAGCAAGGGCTTCAGCAAGCGCCCATCTTGATCCAGCCCACGCCGTTTAATATTGTGCTGTGGCGCGCCACCATTATCGATGACGACCGCTATTACGAGAGCCTAGTGGGTTTATTCGATCGCCAGCGCTCCTTAACGCTTGAGCCGCTTAGGCGCAATGTAGCCCTTGAGGAGTATGCACTGGCGGGGCCGCGTGGCCAGCGATTGGCGTGGTTTACCGGTCCTTTTTTGCGCTATGAAACACGCCTTATAGATGGCCAGGAAACGTTGATTGCCACGGATATCCGCCTCGGCTTTCCAGGTTTCCACCCGTTCAGCTTTACGCTGGCAACGCGGGATGGGGACACATGGAGACCGGTAGAAACGAGCGAGCAGCTCGAAACCTCACGGGACCTCCGCCTGGAAACGCTCTCTAGACTCGCCTCCAGAGCGGCAGGTGATGTTACCGCGCTTTGCGCTAGCGACTTTATTGAGCCCCAGTGGCGTGCAGAACCGTTCCTTTACCACTGTTAA